The following is a genomic window from Coleofasciculaceae cyanobacterium.
TTATTGAGCATAAATTCAGATAGTTTTTTTAAAGCCTTTTTATCAGTAGTCATGAGCCAAACTTCTGATTCAAGCTGGCTGCTAATTGTCCATTTAATTCGATTCCTAAATCTATATGCTACTGCTGCAAAAGCATTATCTTCAGCTAGTTTATGATCGATTCCTACATAACCTTCATTTAACAGCTCGTCAATAGTTTTTTGTGAAGGAAAAGGTTTTTTATAGGAAAAGTCGTAGTGTGTTGGTCTAGTTTGAAGACCAAACCTAGCAGAGGTACTGTTTTCCTGGAGCTGATTTTTTACTTTATCTTTCATGATAGATACTACATCACAGAGAACTTAGATCTATTGTTCCCTAAAAATTATTAAAGATATAATATATGTCCTTAAAAATCAATAATTACTCACTGCGCAAGCTTTCTATCTTAAAGATATGCTGTGTAGTTTATCTTTTGTTTGATTGAAGGACAATTGAAATAATAAACTAGCTTACTTGGATTTAATTATAATTCTTAGCCATTACCTAAGCGAAGTAATCAAAACTTACCAAATTTTAAAAACCCAAATTATTTTGCACTATTTAAAGTGGTTTTTAAGCAAAAAATTAGTTGCTATAATTATTATAGCTTTGATAAATCCAATCAAAAAATATTTTTAGCTTAGACGTGTTACTAAAGCTAAATTTTTAGTTAACATTTGAAACGATTAGCTAACCAAGCGTTTCGAGCTAGTGCTAATCAATAGTTGAACGAATAATTTGGTTGATTTTTTGAGTTTTTGAAGAATTTAGCCTAAAGTTCATAAAAAGCAAATTTTGGCAATCTAATCCATAAAAAACCTGATTTAATTATTCCAACATATAGATAGAATAGATTTTGTGCTGTTAGTCTAAAAGTTATCTATGTCTGAGATTGGATCTATCCCCTTTAGTGCCGAAGAAATTGCCTCAGAAGGTATCAAACCAGAGGAATATCAAGAAATTGTTAATCGCTTAGGTCGTCATCCTAACAAAGCCGAATTAGGAATGTTTGGCGTAATGTGGTCAGAACACTGCTGTTATAAAAACTCTCGACCTTTATTAAGTCAGTTTCCGACTACGGGCGATCGCGTTTTGGTTGGTCCAGGAGAAAATGCAGGAGTAGTTGATTTAGGTAACGGTCTACACCTAGCTTTTAAGATTGAATCCCACAACCATCCCTCGGCAGTCGAACCTTTTCAGGGCGCAGCTACAGGAGTAGGAGGAATCCTGCGCGATATCTTTACTATGGGCGCACGTCCGATTGCGATTCTTAATTCTTTACGCTTTGGCAATTTAGAAGATGCGCGAACCAGACGTATATTCCAAGGTGTAGTTGAAGGCATATCTCACTATGGCAACTGTATTGGAGTACCGACGGTAGCAGGAGAGATCTACTTCGATTCAGCTTATGCGGGTAATCCTTTAGTCAACGCAATGGCACTAGGTTTGATGGAAACCAAGGATATTGTTAAGTCTGGTGCTTCAGGAATAGGCAACCCCGTACTCTATGTCGGATCGACTACTGGCAGAGATGGCATGGGTGGGGCGAGTTTCGCCAGTGCCGAATTAACTGATGATTCTATGGACGATCGCCCTGCGGTACAGGTAGGCGATCCTTTCTTAGAAAAGTCTTTAGTAGAGGCTTGTTTAGCAGCGTTTAAAACTGGCGCGGTAGTAGCAGCACAAGATATGGGTGCAGCAGGATTAACCTGTTCTACTTCAGAAATGGCAGATAAAGGCGGAGTGGGTATTGAATTGGATTTGGATTTAATTCCCGCTAGAGAACCAGGTATGACTCCCTATGAATATTTACTCTCCGAGTCTCAGGAACGAATGTTGTTTGTGGCACAAAAAGGTAGAGAACAAGAGTTAATTGATATTTTTCACCGTTGGGAACTTCAGGCGGTGGTTGCTGGTTCAGTTATTGAAGAACCAGTAGTCAGAATTTTATATCAGGGTGAGGTGGCTGCCAAAGTTACCGCCACAGCCTTAGCGGATGATACTCCAATTTATCACCGAGAATTATTAACCGAACCACCTGCTTATGCTCAAGAAGCTGCTCAATGGACGACAGATAGTTTACCAGGATGTGATTATCAGGGTATAGATGTTCGGGGAACTTATCAAACTTGGAACGAAATTTTGTTGCAGCTATTAGATACTCCGACAATAGCCTCTAAACAGTGGGTATATCGTCAATATGACCATCAGGTACAAAACAATACCATTATCTTGCCGGGTGGGGCAGATGCTGCCGTGGTTAGGATACGTCCCGTTGACGCTAACCCAGGAGATTGCACGATTGGAGTGGCTGCAACTACCGACTGTAATGCTCGTTATGTCTATCTCGATCCTTATGAAGGGGCAAAAGCCGCTGTAGCAGAAGCTGCTCGTAATTTAAGCTGCGTGGGTGCTGAACCTTTAGCAGTAACAGACAACCTCAACTTTGGTAGTCCCGAAAAACCCGTCGGCTATTGGCAACTAGCTAACGCTTGTCAGGGTATTGCTGATGCTTGTAGAGAAATGTCTACTCCCGTTACTGGTGGCAATGTTTCTCTTTATAACGAGACTTTGAATTCTCAAGGTAATCCTCAACCGATTTATCCGACTCCTGTAATCGGGATGGTAGGTTTAGTCCCCGATCTTACTAAAATCTGCGGACAGTCTTGGATTAACCAGGGAGATGTCATCTATTTACTGGGTTGTTGCGATCCTGCTTCGACTTCGCGATCTCCTCTCGGTGCATCTGAATATCTATCAGCAATTCATAACCAAGTGGCAGGAAAACCTCCAGTGGTTGACTTTGAATTAGAAAAAAATATTCAAGCAGCCTGTCGTCATGGAATACGCCAAGGATGGATTAAATCGGCTCACGATTTGGCAGAAGGAGGGCTGGCAGTCGCTTTAGCCGAAGCCTGTATTGGTAATAGTCTGGGTGCAACTATCAATATTGCCGTATCTGAATCACAACGTTTGGATGAATTGTTGTTTGGGGAAGCTGCAAGTCAAATAATTGTGTCGGTCGATCCCACCATGGTTGATATTTGGGAAACTTATTTGCGCGATAATTTAAGCGATAAGCTTGGTTACGACATGGCTTGGCTAGGCTGGAGCAAAATAGGCATAGTCAGTCAACCCCAATCAGAACTAGCTATTTTAACAAATGATAATCTTTCGTTAATTAATGTTAAAATTGACCAGTTAGCCGTTGTCTGGTCACAGGCAATAGAAAATAGATTGGTCTCCTGATGCTGCATATGTATAGTTTGAAAACTAAGAACTTTTTAGCCATCGCAATAAACCGATCCTCCATATGATATGGACAAGCGCGAAGTTGGAGAAAGACTCACCCGCGCCACCGTCTCGCCAGAAAACTTTTTAGCAAATCTTTTTAGCAAACAGTGAATTAGAAGCATTTTTTAAAATAGTTAGTCTGGAAAATGTTAAGAGCATTATTATCAGTAGCAAATATTTATTACCTGTAAATACTTATTACCTTAAGGTAGGAGCAAGCCAATAGCATGATGTCACAACAGTCTTTCGAATGGACAGAAAATACTGATTCTTTAATAAGCAGTCAGCGTAGTGACAAACCAGAAGAAGCCTGTGGCGTATTTGGAGTATATGCGCCTGAAAAAGCTTTAGAGGTAGCCAAATTAACTTACTTTGGTCTTTATGCTCTACAACACAGAGGACAAGAGTCAGCAGGTATTGCTACCTTAAAACAGG
Proteins encoded in this region:
- the purL gene encoding phosphoribosylformylglycinamidine synthase subunit PurL; the protein is MSEIGSIPFSAEEIASEGIKPEEYQEIVNRLGRHPNKAELGMFGVMWSEHCCYKNSRPLLSQFPTTGDRVLVGPGENAGVVDLGNGLHLAFKIESHNHPSAVEPFQGAATGVGGILRDIFTMGARPIAILNSLRFGNLEDARTRRIFQGVVEGISHYGNCIGVPTVAGEIYFDSAYAGNPLVNAMALGLMETKDIVKSGASGIGNPVLYVGSTTGRDGMGGASFASAELTDDSMDDRPAVQVGDPFLEKSLVEACLAAFKTGAVVAAQDMGAAGLTCSTSEMADKGGVGIELDLDLIPAREPGMTPYEYLLSESQERMLFVAQKGREQELIDIFHRWELQAVVAGSVIEEPVVRILYQGEVAAKVTATALADDTPIYHRELLTEPPAYAQEAAQWTTDSLPGCDYQGIDVRGTYQTWNEILLQLLDTPTIASKQWVYRQYDHQVQNNTIILPGGADAAVVRIRPVDANPGDCTIGVAATTDCNARYVYLDPYEGAKAAVAEAARNLSCVGAEPLAVTDNLNFGSPEKPVGYWQLANACQGIADACREMSTPVTGGNVSLYNETLNSQGNPQPIYPTPVIGMVGLVPDLTKICGQSWINQGDVIYLLGCCDPASTSRSPLGASEYLSAIHNQVAGKPPVVDFELEKNIQAACRHGIRQGWIKSAHDLAEGGLAVALAEACIGNSLGATINIAVSESQRLDELLFGEAASQIIVSVDPTMVDIWETYLRDNLSDKLGYDMAWLGWSKIGIVSQPQSELAILTNDNLSLINVKIDQLAVVWSQAIENRLVS